In a single window of the bacterium genome:
- a CDS encoding alanine--glyoxylate aminotransferase family protein encodes MMSDSKQKVRLFTPGPTQVPDQVKQVITQSYFHHRSQEFEQCYLDIQSLFKKLLGEKTNTAIFTSSGSGAMEATAASFFNAGDDVVVIHGGKFGERWRDICLNYALNVKEFVCPWGESINISEIMDWVKEHQPKAVLMQACETSTGVFHPVYALGKLLKKLDTLLIVDAITALGIYPFTLDRDGIDVLIGGSQKALMCPPGLASVTLNEKARLSLLKSSRSYYFSIQKELKSQVTGASAYTPAVPLFFGLRQALSMILKEGMGIIHARHSFLQRVTRSYFKAQGFELLNKDHDAALGLTAVMTKDDFDVPLFLQQLKQKYGLWLAGGQGELKGRVFRFAHMGYCYPDDMSEALNDIDAFLKTQDYSRSAAIEEATVELQRSSYENPHL; translated from the coding sequence ATGATGAGTGATTCAAAACAAAAGGTACGTTTATTTACACCGGGTCCTACGCAAGTTCCAGACCAAGTTAAGCAGGTTATAACGCAATCTTATTTTCATCATCGATCACAGGAATTTGAGCAGTGTTACTTGGATATACAAAGCTTATTTAAAAAACTTTTAGGCGAAAAAACCAATACAGCTATTTTTACCAGTTCTGGCTCTGGAGCAATGGAAGCAACAGCAGCATCTTTTTTTAATGCTGGGGATGATGTTGTGGTGATTCATGGAGGTAAATTTGGTGAGCGTTGGCGTGACATTTGTTTGAATTATGCATTAAATGTCAAAGAGTTTGTTTGTCCTTGGGGCGAAAGTATTAATATTAGTGAAATAATGGACTGGGTAAAAGAGCACCAACCCAAAGCGGTTCTCATGCAGGCTTGTGAAACCTCAACTGGAGTTTTTCACCCAGTGTATGCTCTTGGCAAACTATTAAAAAAACTCGACACTCTGTTGATTGTAGATGCAATTACTGCCTTAGGCATTTATCCTTTTACCTTGGATCGTGATGGAATTGATGTTTTGATTGGGGGGTCACAAAAAGCATTGATGTGTCCACCAGGTTTAGCCAGTGTTACACTCAATGAAAAGGCACGTTTGAGTCTACTTAAATCAAGCCGTTCGTATTACTTTTCTATTCAAAAAGAGTTGAAATCACAAGTCACTGGCGCCAGCGCATACACACCTGCGGTGCCTTTGTTTTTTGGCTTGAGACAGGCACTGAGTATGATTTTAAAAGAGGGCATGGGCATTATTCATGCCAGACACAGCTTTTTACAAAGAGTCACTCGGTCTTACTTTAAAGCACAAGGTTTTGAGCTACTCAATAAAGATCATGATGCAGCCTTGGGACTGACAGCTGTTATGACCAAAGATGATTTTGATGTGCCACTGTTCTTACAACAACTTAAACAAAAATATGGCTTATGGTTGGCCGGAGGCCAAGGTGAATTAAAAGGCAGAGTATTTCGCTTTGCCCATATGGGTTATTGTTATCCTGATGATATGTCTGAAGCCTTAAACGATATTGATGCCTTTTTAAAAACTCAAGATTACTCTAGATCAGCGGCAATAGAGGAAGCAACT
- the trmFO gene encoding methylenetetrahydrofolate--tRNA-(uracil(54)-C(5))-methyltransferase (FADH(2)-oxidizing) TrmFO, producing the protein MQKKINVVGAGMAGSEAALLLAKKELNVTLWEMRPKVKTPAHETDKFAEVVCSNSLGADNEFSAGKILKDEMRAFGSIVLEAALHSSVPAGKALAVDREKFAHYITQTITEHPNIEVKREELKTINPDEIYILSTGPLTSDALAESLKHYLNRDSLYFYDSISPIIEADSIDLDQCYFASRYEEDKDDYLNCPLSQEQYETLIADIKAAEKVEAHNFEELKCFESCMPIEVIVDRGDQTLAFGPMKPVGLPDPKTGKIPYAVLQLRRENDPTTMYNMVGFQTRMKWGEQKRIFKKIPGLQDAEFVRMGSLHRNTYIDSPNLLNDRLQLKSHENIYFAGQITGVEGYVESAAMGQWAALTVASRLTNQDLTVPPKETAMGALIAYITEGPLHGDFAPINTNFGLFPPLELKKKLRKKDRRIAHYKRAKEHFEEWSQKVAGTF; encoded by the coding sequence ATGCAGAAAAAAATTAATGTTGTCGGTGCGGGTATGGCAGGCAGTGAAGCCGCTTTGTTACTGGCTAAAAAAGAGTTAAACGTAACTTTATGGGAGATGCGGCCCAAGGTTAAAACACCAGCGCATGAAACCGATAAATTTGCTGAAGTGGTCTGCAGCAATTCTTTGGGCGCGGATAATGAGTTTAGCGCCGGTAAAATCTTAAAAGATGAAATGCGCGCTTTTGGCTCCATTGTTTTAGAGGCTGCATTGCACTCGAGCGTGCCAGCCGGTAAAGCCTTGGCTGTGGATAGAGAGAAGTTTGCCCATTACATTACCCAAACCATCACAGAGCATCCAAACATTGAAGTTAAACGAGAAGAATTAAAAACAATCAATCCTGATGAGATCTATATCTTGTCCACTGGGCCATTAACATCAGATGCTCTAGCAGAATCCTTAAAACACTATTTAAACAGAGATTCACTGTATTTTTATGACTCTATTTCTCCAATTATTGAAGCCGATTCTATTGATTTAGATCAGTGTTATTTTGCCAGTCGCTATGAAGAAGATAAGGATGACTATTTAAATTGCCCTCTAAGCCAAGAGCAGTATGAAACCTTGATTGCAGACATTAAGGCTGCAGAAAAAGTGGAAGCGCATAACTTTGAAGAATTAAAGTGTTTTGAGTCGTGTATGCCCATTGAAGTGATTGTGGATAGAGGTGATCAGACTCTGGCTTTTGGCCCAATGAAGCCCGTAGGCTTGCCTGACCCCAAAACCGGAAAAATACCGTATGCCGTTTTACAATTGCGCAGAGAAAATGACCCAACCACCATGTACAACATGGTAGGCTTTCAAACTCGTATGAAATGGGGTGAGCAGAAACGTATTTTTAAAAAAATACCTGGATTGCAAGACGCCGAGTTTGTGAGAATGGGCTCTTTGCATCGCAATACTTACATTGATTCTCCAAACTTGCTCAATGATAGGCTGCAACTTAAAAGTCATGAGAACATTTATTTTGCCGGTCAAATTACCGGTGTTGAAGGCTATGTTGAGTCAGCCGCCATGGGACAATGGGCAGCTTTGACGGTTGCTTCACGTTTGACAAACCAAGACTTAACTGTTCCTCCCAAAGAAACCGCCATGGGAGCTTTGATTGCATATATAACTGAGGGGCCTTTACATGGTGACTTTGCGCCCATCAACACCAACTTTGGTTTGTTCCCACCTCTAGAGCTCAAAAAAAAGCTAAGAAAAAAAGACCGAAGAATTGCGCATTACAAGCGAGCCAAAGAACACTTTGAAGAATGGTCCCAAAAAGTAGCCGGTACCTTTTAG
- a CDS encoding tyrosine-type recombinase/integrase has translation MDCLDQFSNYILYERKLSEHTHRAYSKDIKSFFMYVLAQDTLSSIDLIVLRKVNKKHLQNYLGKMHRSHSGKSRARILSSLKTFFKYAHARGWIQEKFYESVEGPKVKKKIPVVLSEEKVLELLQQAKFKEKTQTRDKAILELLYGSGLRVSELVALNWLDLDLALAEVKVLGKGKKQRMIPLSQPARKYLSDLQKKPEEQLDKPGQAVFKNLRGQRLTVRGVFYILNQLALTCLSQSHMSPHVLRHSIATHLLNRGTDLRLIQELLGHENLQTTEIYTQTSLEHLQNVYKKFHPKSG, from the coding sequence GTGGATTGTTTAGATCAGTTTTCTAATTATATTTTGTACGAAAGAAAACTGTCCGAACATACGCATAGGGCATACAGCAAAGACATAAAATCATTTTTTATGTATGTTTTGGCGCAAGATACACTTAGTTCTATTGATCTTATTGTACTCAGAAAAGTGAATAAAAAACATTTACAAAACTACCTGGGTAAAATGCATCGAAGTCACAGCGGTAAATCAAGGGCGCGGATTTTATCCAGCTTAAAAACATTTTTTAAATATGCTCATGCAAGAGGCTGGATACAGGAAAAGTTTTATGAGTCTGTAGAGGGGCCAAAAGTTAAGAAAAAAATCCCCGTTGTATTAAGTGAAGAAAAAGTCTTAGAACTTCTTCAGCAGGCTAAGTTTAAAGAAAAAACTCAAACGCGAGACAAAGCTATTTTAGAGCTGCTGTATGGCTCGGGTTTGCGAGTGTCGGAGCTGGTGGCATTAAATTGGCTTGATCTTGACTTAGCGCTTGCGGAAGTTAAGGTTTTAGGCAAAGGCAAGAAGCAGCGCATGATTCCTTTATCGCAACCGGCTCGAAAATATTTATCAGACTTGCAAAAAAAACCAGAAGAACAGCTTGATAAGCCGGGTCAGGCAGTTTTTAAAAATTTACGAGGACAGCGGCTGACGGTGCGAGGGGTGTTTTATATTCTTAACCAATTGGCCTTAACGTGTTTGAGTCAAAGTCATATGAGTCCACATGTTTTAAGGCACAGCATTGCCACGCATTTGCTCAACAGAGGAACCGATTTAAGGTTAATCCAAGAGCTTTTAGGACATGAAAATCTTCAGACCACTGAAATTTACACCCAAACAAGTTTAGAGCATCTGCAAAATGTCTATAAAAAATTTCACCCCAAAAGCGGTTGA
- a CDS encoding Hsp70 family protein has translation MLVGIDLGTTNTSVSYVDKKGKLKVLQLGEQKKTLPSVVSIVEGETYVGESAQRQALVNPGRTIFDVKRMLGRKFTDIEVQNSLLKYPYRLIKGNRNQVRILIDNQTYSVEQVVSFILKKIKHRFKEQLGQEITNSVLTVPAYFNNIQRKAMLDAAELANLKVERLISEPTSAAMAYGYYQEDKKKNIAVYDLGGGTFDISLLELENNIFKVLSSYGDTFLGGSDIDYHLFEHLCQDIWEQHKVYIKDSPVLTYKVRSASENIKKELSVHRKVLVELPFLKGPNGKVVSYSKEINRKTLESMSRAIIEKTLIIVQQSLDRAGLKKTDLDDVVLVGGQCKMPMVMDKVANFFGRTAAKIINQDEIVSAGAALFGDALTQKRKHSIVLKDVLPQSMSIRKNMSMKRLFKAGQALPLSKTVKIELDDHEKEHTFFIDEGELAAEKPPENLASVKLNTGGFQSKQSVDMTFSINESGILKTELASSKDNQKKPQQPYIQSHGLNPDEIKQVKNSIDTKLASTQHSKDLAEKQLKELLQKVQGMYLDQKSLFNIDQQHKIERIFKLGPAVLNHGDHVKMQKMLESLYVLQQQLV, from the coding sequence ATGCTAGTTGGAATTGATTTAGGAACCACCAATACCAGTGTTTCGTATGTAGATAAAAAAGGTAAATTGAAGGTATTACAGCTTGGAGAGCAGAAAAAAACACTGCCCAGTGTTGTGTCTATTGTTGAGGGTGAAACCTATGTTGGTGAGAGTGCACAAAGACAGGCCCTGGTAAACCCTGGGCGTACCATTTTTGACGTTAAGCGCATGTTAGGTCGCAAGTTTACTGATATTGAGGTTCAAAACTCCTTATTAAAGTATCCTTACCGTCTTATTAAAGGTAATCGTAATCAGGTCAGGATTTTAATTGATAATCAAACCTACAGTGTTGAACAGGTTGTCAGTTTCATCTTAAAAAAAATCAAACATCGATTTAAAGAGCAGCTTGGCCAAGAAATCACAAACTCAGTGCTGACCGTACCGGCATATTTTAATAATATTCAGCGTAAAGCCATGTTGGATGCAGCTGAGCTAGCTAACTTAAAAGTAGAACGTTTGATTTCTGAGCCCACATCCGCGGCTATGGCCTATGGCTATTATCAGGAAGATAAGAAGAAAAATATTGCGGTGTATGATTTGGGGGGTGGAACCTTTGATATCAGTTTGCTTGAATTAGAAAATAATATTTTTAAAGTTTTAAGCAGTTACGGAGATACGTTTTTAGGCGGAAGCGATATAGACTATCATCTGTTTGAGCATTTATGTCAGGATATTTGGGAACAACACAAAGTTTATATCAAAGACAGTCCCGTTTTAACTTACAAGGTGCGCAGTGCCAGCGAAAACATTAAAAAAGAGTTGTCGGTGCATCGTAAAGTGTTGGTTGAGCTGCCTTTTTTAAAAGGCCCCAATGGCAAAGTTGTTAGCTATTCTAAAGAAATAAACCGGAAAACCCTTGAGAGTATGAGCCGAGCCATCATTGAAAAAACGCTGATTATTGTTCAGCAAAGCTTGGATAGAGCAGGTTTGAAAAAAACAGATTTAGATGATGTGGTTTTGGTTGGCGGGCAATGCAAAATGCCCATGGTTATGGACAAGGTAGCCAACTTTTTTGGTAGAACCGCAGCAAAAATTATCAATCAAGATGAAATTGTTTCCGCCGGGGCAGCTTTGTTTGGCGATGCTTTAACCCAAAAAAGAAAACATAGTATTGTATTAAAAGATGTACTGCCCCAAAGCATGAGTATTCGCAAAAACATGAGTATGAAACGTTTATTTAAAGCGGGACAAGCCTTACCTTTAAGTAAAACAGTTAAAATAGAGTTGGATGATCATGAGAAAGAACATACATTTTTTATTGATGAAGGTGAGCTTGCAGCAGAAAAACCTCCAGAAAACTTGGCCAGTGTAAAATTGAATACTGGAGGTTTTCAAAGTAAACAGTCTGTTGATATGACTTTTTCCATCAATGAAAGTGGTATTTTAAAAACGGAGCTTGCTTCAAGTAAAGACAATCAAAAAAAGCCACAACAACCTTATATTCAATCGCATGGCTTAAATCCAGATGAAATTAAACAGGTTAAAAACTCTATTGATACCAAGCTTGCTTCAACTCAACATTCTAAAGATTTGGCTGAAAAACAGTTAAAAGAACTTTTACAGAAAGTTCAAGGTATGTATTTAGATCAGAAATCATTGTTTAATATTGATCAACAGCATAAAATTGAAAGAATATTTAAGCTTGGGCCTGCAGTCCTAAATCATGGCGACCACGTAAAAATGCAAAAAATGTTAGAATCCTTGTATGTCTTGCAACAGCAGTTGGTGTAA